TGCGCGAAGGCGAGGAAGGCGCGGGCGTGCGCGATGCGCTGGCGCTGGCCGACGGCGTGCTCGAGGAAGCGGCCGAGGCGCGCCGGCACATCGTCGGCAAGCCCTGGCTGCAGGCCTGGCAAGGGCCGCTGCAGAAGGTGTTCGCCAGCGTCGGCCTGCATGCCGAGGCTGCCGCCGCGGCGATCAACGTGCTGCACGACACGCTGCAGGGCGTGGCCGAAGTGCGTCCGGAACTGGAGCGCCCGCTGCCGGAACTGCCGCAGGTGGCCTTGCCGCAACCGCCGGTGCAGGAGGCGCAGTCGGTGGAGGTCGCCGCCGCGGAGAAGATCGAGGACTACGACAACGCCGACGCCGACCGCTTCCGCTCGATGCCGATCGGCACCTGGCTGGACTTCATCGACCGCGACGGCAAGGTGCAGACCGGCAAGCTGTCGTGGGTGAGCCCGATCTCGGCGCGGCTGCTGTTCGTCAATCGCCGCGGCGTGCGCTTCTGCGTGGCCTCGCCGGAGGAGCTGGCGGTGATGGTGCGGCTGGGCCGGCTGCGCAGCCACGTCAACGACGGCGCCTTCGACAGCGCGATGCAGGGCGTCATCGATCGCCTCGATCCGCAGAACGCGACCTTGCACTGAGAGGCCTGTTGCCTCCACCAACGGTGACGGTGGGGCGGCGATTTCATGTGGGAGCGACTCTGGGTGGCCTCTGGCCATCAGTCGCGACGGGCTTTCCCGGCGATGCGTCGCGACTGATGGCCGAGGCCACCCAGAGTCGCTCCCACAAGGTGGATCCTTCCCCCCTTACCCGCCTGCGCACCCGGCGCGCGACCGCCCAGGACGCGCAGCCGGCCGGCCCGGCGCTGCCATCGCCGCGCGGACCCTGTAGCATCGGCGCCGACTAAGGCGGGCAACCCACGGGGAATCGCATGGCAGTGCAGGTGCTGGTGGTGAAGGAATCGGCGCACGGCGAACGCCGCGTGGCGGCGACGCCGGAGACGGTGAAGAAGCTCGGCGCGCTCGGCGCGCAGGTGCACGTCGAGCCCGGCGCCGGCGCGTCGGCCGGTTTCGTCGATGCGGCCTATCTGGCGGCCGGCGCGCAGCTCGCCGATGCCGCGACCCCGGCGCAGGCCGACCTGGTGCTGTGCGTGCAGCCGTTGCCGGTCGCGGCGCTGAACCAGCTCAAGCCCGCCGCAGGCGTGGTCGGCATCCTGCAGCCGCAGGCCGATCCGGCGCGCGCAGAGGCGATGCAGGCGCGCGAACTGGTCGCCTTCCCGCTGGAGCGGCTGCCGCGCACGACGCGTGCCCAGGCGATGGACGTGCTCAGTTCGCAGGCCGGCATGGCCGGCTACAAGGCCACCCTGATCGCCGCGCAGCTGGCGCCGCGCTTCTTCCCGATGCTGACCACCGCCGCCGGCACCATCCGCCCGTCCAAGGTGTTGATCGTCGGCGCCGGCGTCGCCGGCCTGCAGGCCATCGCCACCGCCAAGCGCCTGGGCGCGCAGGTCGAGGGTTTCGACGTGCGCCCGGAGACGCGCGAGCAGATCGAGTCGCTGGGCGGCAAGTTCCTCGACCTGGGCGTCAGCGCCGCGGGCGAGGGCGGCTACGCGCGGCAACTGACCGAGGAGGAGCGCGCCGAGCAGCAGCGGCGCCTGGCCGATCACCTGAAGGGCATCGACGTGGTGGTGTGCACCGCCGCGGTGCCCGGGCGGCCGGCACCGAAGATCCTCAGCGCGGCGATGGTCGAGGGCATGAAGCCGGGCAGCGTGGTGGTGGACCTGGCCGCCGAGACCGGCGGCAACTGCGAACTGACCCGCCCCGGCGAAACCATCGAGCACGGCGGCGTGGTCGTCGCCGGCCCGCTCGACCTGGCTAGCATGGGCGCCGTGCACGCCAGCGAGATGTACGCGCGCAACGTCTACAACTTCGTCGCGCTGTTCCTGAAGGACGGCGCGATCGCCTACGACTGGGACGACGAGCTGCTGGCCAAGACGCGCTGGACCGGCTGATCTGGATGCAGCGGCGCATGTCGGGCGTGGCAGGCGCTGCGGTAGTGTCTTCGTCCAACAACGCAGCAGACGGCAAATACCTGTGGGAGCGACTTCAGTCGCGACAGGCTCTACCGGTAACGCCCGTCGCGACTGAAGTCGCTCCCACACCAGTCGCTCCCACACCGCACCAGTCGCCGGCCGCGGATCTCCCGCGAAGTGTCGCGACTGAAGTCGCTCCTGCAACTGGCCCCAGCAGCATGCTCCTGGGCGAAACCGTTGGATCGCCAGGTTTGCGCATTTCCGACCCGGACGATGGTGCGATGTCGCGGTTTTAATCGCGACGGATTCGATCGGCGACAGCCCTTGTTCGCTCGGTTGCCCCCGTCGCGGCTGATGCCCGGGATCACCCGTCGGTCGCAGCGACAGTCTGCAAACGGCTCCGAAAAACGCTGCGGTCGTCTCGATGCGCTCGCAGGACGCTCACCTGGAACCCGGCGCAGGTCTGGCGTCGGGGCCGGCGTTGGCCTTGATCCAGGCGTCGCGCTGCTGCGGGGTCATCGCTTCCCAGCGATCGCGCAGCGCCTTGCGCTGTTCCGGTGGCAACGCGCGCATGCGTTCGAACAGCACGCGCGCCTCTTCGCGCTGCTGCGGGCTCATGTCCTCGTAGCGGCGGGCGCCCTTGCGCGCGCGCTCGCGCTGCTCGGGCGTCATCGCCTGCCAGCGTTGCGCGTGTTCGAACATCCGGCGCCGCTGCTGCGGCGCATCGTTCCAGCGCTGGCGCATCGGCGCGATCAGCAGCTCGCGCTGCTGCGCGCTCAGGTGTTCCCAGTCCGGCAGCGGCGGCCGCGTGTCGGCTTCTTCATCCGGAGGCGGCGGTGGCGGTGGCGGCGCGGCGAAGGCCGCCAGCGGGGCGCCGGCCAGCAGGGCCAGCGCCAGGGACATGCGGATCAGGCGGTTCATCGTGTTCATTCCATCGCCAGCGAGGTATCGGAGCCCAGCCACAGGTACAGGTCGGGATTTTCTTCGAGCAGGCCGGCCACGGCGTCGTCGCCATCGCCTTGCGCGGTGGCGCCGGCGGGCAGTGCGGCCGCCGCGGGAGCGCTGGCGACGCTCGCCACCGGCAGCGACGGGGGCAGTGTCGGACGCAGCAGCAGGTGCATGCCGAACGCGGCGCCCAGCAGCGCCGGTGCCGCCGCCAGCAGCCAGCCCCAGCGCCGCGGCGTGGCGGCGTGGCGGCGGACGGCGTCGTGGCGCGCGCCGCGCAGCTGCGCCAGGGTCTGCGCCGGCAGGGCCTGCAGCGAGGCCTGGTGCGCGCGTCGCATCTGCGCATCGAACGCGGCGGAAGGGGGGGTGTCGGGTTTCACCGGATGTCCTCCAGGTGTTTCTGCAACGCCTCGCGGGCGCGCGACAGGTGGGTTTTGACCGAGCCTTCGGAGCAGCCCATCGCGCGCGCGGTGGTGGCCACGTCCAGCTCCTCGAGCACGCGCAGGGTGAAGGCTTCGCGCTGTCGCGCCGGCAACGCGCGCAGTGCCGTCACCAGCCGCGCATGGGTCTGCCGCTGCTCGTGGCGTTGTGCCGGGCTCGGCCCTTCGTCGGCCCAGTCCGGCTGGCTGTCCTCGCTGCGCTCGCTGGTGGGCGCCCAGAAGCGCATGCGGAAGCCGCGGCGGCGCTGCAGGTCGATGATGCGCCGGCGCAGGATGCTCCAGAACAGCGGCGTCCATTCCTGCGCCGGCCGCTCCCGATAGGCGAGCAGCTTGATCATCGCGTCCTGCACCGCATCCAGCGCGTCCTCGCGCTGGCGCAGCCCGGCCTCGGCGAAGCGGAACGCGCGTGGGCCGATCTCGGCCAGGAACGCGTCCAGCGACACCGGCAGCGGACGCGTCGCGTCGTCGGTCTCCGGATCGGTCGATGAGGGGTCGAGGGCGGGAGTGCTCACCAGCACAGCTTAGCTTCCTGGCGCGGGGATACCGTGGATAACGCTTGGCCGCCGTCGCGGTTGACCGGCGCCGGGCCGCGCGCCTTGAACTGGAGGCGCACAGCTGTCGCCCATGGATTCAGCACGCGGTTATGATTGCGACGGTCGGGCGCGGCGCCCGGGAGAGCGAGAATGAGCGACGGGTTCGTGGCGTTGTACATCTTCATGCTGGCGGCCATCGCCGGACATGTGATCATCTCGCGGGTGCCGGTGATCCTGCACACCCCGCTGATGTCCGGTTCCAACTTCATCCACGGCATCGTGCTGATCGGCGCGATGGTGGTGCTCGGCCACGCCGACACCACGCTGGAAAAGGCGGTGGGCTTCCTCGCCGTGCTGCTCGGCGCCGGCAATGCCGCCGGCGGCTACGTGGTCACCGAGCGCATGCTGGAGATGTTCAAGAGCTCGAAGAAGCCCGGAGACAAGCCATGAGCTCGGCGCGGCCGCTGGGGCCCAGGGCGTGGTTCCAGATGCTGAGCTACCTGCAGTACCCGGCGATGGTCGCCGCCGCCATCTACGCCGCCAGGCCGCTGTTCAACGGCATGGCCGGCGTGTTCGACGACTGGAACTACGCGCTGCTGTACGCCGGCGTGGGCGTCGGCCTGTCGTCGCTGCAGGATCCCACCCGCACCCAGAACAAGATCTCGCATTCGATCTGGCAGGACCCGCGCAAGGGGCGCCTGGCGCTGTGGCTGCTCTCGATCGAGGCGCTGGTGCCGATCGTGATCGGCCTGGTCGGCGCCTACCTGGCGAGTTCCACGCCGCTGAACCAGTTGTCGCTGGGTCTGGTCGCGTTCGGCCTGGGCATGGTGGGGCTGCTGAAGACCGCCATCGAGATGTTCGAGCACCATCGCCTGGACCGCGCGCGCGATCCGGCGGACATGCTGATCGGGGGACACGCATGAGCACGACCGAAGCACTGTCCTGGCTGGTGAAGGTCAGCTATCTGGTGGCCGCTACCCTGTTCCTGCTCGGCCTGCAGCGCATGGCTTCGCCGAAGACCGCGCGCAGCGGCATCCATTGGGCCGGGTTCGGCATGCTGCTGGCGACCGCCGCCACCTTCTTCCTGCCCGGCCTGCACAACCTGACCCTGATCCTGCTGGCGCTGGTGATTGGCACCGGCGCGGCGTGGATCTCGGCCAAGAAGGTCGCCATCACCGACATGCCGCAGATGGTCGCGCTGTACAACGGCATGGGCGGCGGCTCGGCGGCGGCAATCGGGGCGGTGGAACTGCTGCGCTTCTCGTTCCTGGCGCACCGCGACACCTCGCACTGGAGCGAGAGCGCGATTGCCGCGCTGGCTGCGCGCCAGCCCGATGCGACCACGCTGGCGCTGGCCATCATCGGTTCGGCGATCGGCGCGATCTCGCTGTCCGGCTCGATCATCGCCTGGGCCAAGCTCGACGGGCGGCTGGACAAGCGCGTGACCTTCCCCGGCCAGCAGGCGTTCAACCTGCTGGTGTTCGTGGCGATGCTGGGCCTGGGCGCTTGGGCGGCGATCAGCCTAAGCCCGGTGGCGATCGTGGCCTTCTTTGCGGTCGCGCTGGCACTGGGCGTGCTGATGACGCTGCCGATCGGCGGCGCCGACATGCCGGTGGTGATCTCGCTGTACAACGCCTTCACCGGCCTGGCGGTGGCGTTCGAAGGCTACGTGCTCGGCAACGAGGCGCTGATCATCGCCGGCATGATGGTCGGCGCGGCCGGCATCCTGCTGACCCGGCTGATGGCCAAGGCGATGAACCGGCCGATCAGCGGCGTGCTGTTCTCCAACTTCGGCGGCGGCGGCCAGGCGCAGGAGATCAGCGGCGCGCAGAAGCCGATCGAGGCCGGCGACGTGGCGGCGATGATGGCCTACGCCGAGCGCGTGGTGATCGTGCCCGGCTACGGCATGGCGGTGGCGCAGGCGCAGCACAAGATCTGGGAGCTGGCGCAGCGGTTGATCGAGCGCGGGGTCAAGGTCAAGTTCGCGATCCACCCGGTGGCCGGGCGCATGCCCGGGCACATGAACGTGCTGCTGGCCGAGGCCGGCGTGCCCTACGACCTGATCGCCGACATGGACGACATCAATCCCGAGTTCCCCAGCACCGACGTGTCGCTGGTGATCGGCGCCAACGACGTGGTCAACCCGGTGGCCAAGACCGATCCGGCCAGCCCGATCTTCGGCATGCCGATCCTGGACGTGGTCAATTCCAAGAACGTCATCGTGATCAAGCGCGGCAAGGGCACCGGGTTCGCCGGCATCGAGAACGCGCTGTTCTATGCCGACAACACGCGCATGCTGTACGGCGACGGCGCCGAGGCGGCCGGCGCGCTGGTCAGCGAACTGAAGGCGCTGGACGGCGGGCATTGAGCTTGTGCTGGCGACCGATGCTTGGCCGCTCCGGCCGGGTGTCGGTCGCGGCTGAAGCCGCTCCTACAGGGGGGCGGGAGCACTGACTGTAGGAGCGGCTTCAGCCACGACCACTACTCTCAGCGCGCGCTGAAATACGCCACGACCAAGCCGATGCCCAGCCACAGCACGTCGCCGGGGCGGTTGGCCAGCACGGTCAGCGTCCACGCGTAGCGCGCGCCCATCTTCAGCGACGAATCCCACGGATCCAGGCCCAGTCCCGCGCCCATGTGCGCGGCGGCGATGCCCCAGTTGGCGGCGGCGATGACCAGCGCGGTGGCCAGCACCGCCACGGCGATGCGCAGCTTGCCGCGCGGCAGCGTGCCCAGGCGCAGCATCCACGCGATCTCCAGCGCTACCGGCACCGCCATCCAGCCGGCCTGATGGCCCAGGCTCAAGGCGACCAGCATCCAGGCGATCAGGGCGGTGAAGCAGCCCAGGCACAGCAGCAAGGGCCATAGCCAGTGCGTGGTCCTGGCCGGCATGGAGGAGGGCGGCATGCGATGTTCCCGAAGAATCCGCACAGGATACCCTCCGGCACGTACCCCGCGCACTCGGATAAACTGGGCGACTTGCACCGGCGGGGCCTGCCCCCATATCGCCCCCATGTACTCACGCAGCAGTGAACCTGTCCAATTCGAACGCGATTGCGCGGCGGTCATGGTGCCGCAGGGCGACGCGGTGACCCTGCCGGCCGGCAGCTACGGCTACATCACCCAGGCGCTGGGCGGCAGCTACACGGTGTTCGTGGAGGGCAACCTGTTCCGCATCGCCGGCAAGGACGGCGATGCGATCGGCAAGGAGCCGCCGCCGGGCCTGGACCTGCCCGAGGGCGCCAGCGACGAGCAGGTCGAGGCGCTGATCTGGCAGCAGCTGCGCACCTGCTTCGATCCGGAGATCCCGTTCAACATCGTCGACCTGGGCCTGGTCTACGAAGTCGGCGTGCAGCCGCGCGAGGACGGCCAGCGCCTGGTGGAGGTCAAGATGACGCTGACCGCGCCGGGCTGCGGCATGGGCGAGATCCTGGTCGACGACGTGCGCAGCAAGCTGGAGCTGATCCCGACCATCGCCGAGGCCGATGTCGAGCTGGTGTTCGATCCGCCGTGGGGCCGGCATATGATGTCCGAGGCCGCGCGCCTCGAAACCGGCATGCTCTGACCCGCGCGACTGCGCGACCTGGGGCCGGGACAAGGCGCCGCCGCTGCTCGGATGATGCAGCGGCACGGCCGTCCCTCGACTACCACAGGAAACCCCCGGTGTCCGCTACCGAGCCGTCTTCGCAGTTCCGCCTGATCCCGTCCACGACCGCACGCAGCGCCGATGCGCGCGCGCAGATCCTCGCCGCGCCGGGCTTCGGCAACTACTTCACCGACCACATGGTCGCCATCGAATGGGACCGCGAGCAGGGCTGGCACGACGCCCAGGTCCGCGCCTACGGTCCGCTGGCGCTGGATCCGGCCGCCTCGGTGCTGCACTACGGCCAGGAGATCTTCGAGGGCATCAAGGCCTACCGCCATGCCGACGGCTCGATCTGGACCTTCCGCCCCGAGGCCAACGGCAAGCGCCTGCAGCGCTCGGCGCAGCGCCTGGCGCTGCCGGACCTGCCGGTGGAGCTGTTCGTCGAATCGCTGCGCCAGCTGATCGCGGTCGATGCCGCGTGGGTACCGTCGGCGCCGGAGACCAGCCTGTACTTCCGTCCCTTCATGATCGCCAACGAGGCGTTCCTGGGCGTGCGCGCGGCGCAGAAGGCCGGCTACTACGTCATCGCCAGCCCGGCCGGCGCCTACTTCGCCAAGGGTGTGGCGCCGGTGGCGATCTGGCTGTCCACCGACTACGCGCGTGCGGCCAAGGGCGGCACCGGCGCGGCCAAGTGCGGCGGCAACTACGCCGCCTCGCTGCTGCCGCAGCAGCAGGCGCAGGCGCAGGGCTGCTCGCAGGTGCTGTTTCTGGACCCGGTCGAGGGCAAGTACCTGGAAGAACTGGGCGGCATGAACGTGTTCCTGGTGATGCGCGACGGCAGCCTGGTCACCCCGGCGCTGTCCGGCAGCATCCTCGAGGGCATCACCCGCGACAGCATCCTGCAGCTGGCGCGCGATCGCGGCATGCAGGTGGTCGAGCGCCAGGTGACCATCGACGAGTGGCGCGACGGCGTGGCCTCCGGCGAGATCGCCGAGATCTTCGCCTGCGGCACCGCCGCGGTGGTGACCCCGATCGGGCAGCTGAAGGGCAAGGATTTCGCGGTCGGCGATCTGGCCGCGCCGGCCGGCGCGGTGACCCTGTCGCTGCGCCAGGAACTGACCGACATCCAGTACGGCCGCGTGCCCGACCGCCATGGCTGGCTGGTGCGCCTGGACGGTTGAGCGGCACGTGCCGATGCCGCGGCGATGCTGCCGCGGCATCGGCCCTTGGAGCCGGTGAAACCGTCGCCGATGCGCGGCGGTCCTGCCCGCCATTCGTTCTTCGCTGCCGTTGGATCGCCGCAACCACGCGCTGCCGGCAGATCGCCAGCGCCTGCAGGCGTAGCGCCATGCGCGGCCGTTGCACG
This sequence is a window from Xanthomonas sp. CFBP 8443. Protein-coding genes within it:
- a CDS encoding NAD(P) transhydrogenase subunit alpha yields the protein MAVQVLVVKESAHGERRVAATPETVKKLGALGAQVHVEPGAGASAGFVDAAYLAAGAQLADAATPAQADLVLCVQPLPVAALNQLKPAAGVVGILQPQADPARAEAMQARELVAFPLERLPRTTRAQAMDVLSSQAGMAGYKATLIAAQLAPRFFPMLTTAAGTIRPSKVLIVGAGVAGLQAIATAKRLGAQVEGFDVRPETREQIESLGGKFLDLGVSAAGEGGYARQLTEEERAEQQRRLADHLKGIDVVVCTAAVPGRPAPKILSAAMVEGMKPGSVVVDLAAETGGNCELTRPGETIEHGGVVVAGPLDLASMGAVHASEMYARNVYNFVALFLKDGAIAYDWDDELLAKTRWTG
- a CDS encoding DUF3106 domain-containing protein, whose translation is MNRLIRMSLALALLAGAPLAAFAAPPPPPPPPDEEADTRPPLPDWEHLSAQQRELLIAPMRQRWNDAPQQRRRMFEHAQRWQAMTPEQRERARKGARRYEDMSPQQREEARVLFERMRALPPEQRKALRDRWEAMTPQQRDAWIKANAGPDARPAPGSR
- a CDS encoding NAD(P)(+) transhydrogenase (Re/Si-specific) subunit beta — encoded protein: MSTTEALSWLVKVSYLVAATLFLLGLQRMASPKTARSGIHWAGFGMLLATAATFFLPGLHNLTLILLALVIGTGAAWISAKKVAITDMPQMVALYNGMGGGSAAAIGAVELLRFSFLAHRDTSHWSESAIAALAARQPDATTLALAIIGSAIGAISLSGSIIAWAKLDGRLDKRVTFPGQQAFNLLVFVAMLGLGAWAAISLSPVAIVAFFAVALALGVLMTLPIGGADMPVVISLYNAFTGLAVAFEGYVLGNEALIIAGMMVGAAGILLTRLMAKAMNRPISGVLFSNFGGGGQAQEISGAQKPIEAGDVAAMMAYAERVVIVPGYGMAVAQAQHKIWELAQRLIERGVKVKFAIHPVAGRMPGHMNVLLAEAGVPYDLIADMDDINPEFPSTDVSLVIGANDVVNPVAKTDPASPIFGMPILDVVNSKNVIVIKRGKGTGFAGIENALFYADNTRMLYGDGAEAAGALVSELKALDGGH
- a CDS encoding branched-chain amino acid aminotransferase: MSATEPSSQFRLIPSTTARSADARAQILAAPGFGNYFTDHMVAIEWDREQGWHDAQVRAYGPLALDPAASVLHYGQEIFEGIKAYRHADGSIWTFRPEANGKRLQRSAQRLALPDLPVELFVESLRQLIAVDAAWVPSAPETSLYFRPFMIANEAFLGVRAAQKAGYYVIASPAGAYFAKGVAPVAIWLSTDYARAAKGGTGAAKCGGNYAASLLPQQQAQAQGCSQVLFLDPVEGKYLEELGGMNVFLVMRDGSLVTPALSGSILEGITRDSILQLARDRGMQVVERQVTIDEWRDGVASGEIAEIFACGTAAVVTPIGQLKGKDFAVGDLAAPAGAVTLSLRQELTDIQYGRVPDRHGWLVRLDG
- a CDS encoding NAD(P) transhydrogenase subunit alpha; translation: MSDGFVALYIFMLAAIAGHVIISRVPVILHTPLMSGSNFIHGIVLIGAMVVLGHADTTLEKAVGFLAVLLGAGNAAGGYVVTERMLEMFKSSKKPGDKP
- a CDS encoding RNA polymerase sigma factor, encoding MPVSLDAFLAEIGPRAFRFAEAGLRQREDALDAVQDAMIKLLAYRERPAQEWTPLFWSILRRRIIDLQRRRGFRMRFWAPTSERSEDSQPDWADEGPSPAQRHEQRQTHARLVTALRALPARQREAFTLRVLEELDVATTARAMGCSEGSVKTHLSRAREALQKHLEDIR
- the sufT gene encoding putative Fe-S cluster assembly protein SufT, with amino-acid sequence MYSRSSEPVQFERDCAAVMVPQGDAVTLPAGSYGYITQALGGSYTVFVEGNLFRIAGKDGDAIGKEPPPGLDLPEGASDEQVEALIWQQLRTCFDPEIPFNIVDLGLVYEVGVQPREDGQRLVEVKMTLTAPGCGMGEILVDDVRSKLELIPTIAEADVELVFDPPWGRHMMSEAARLETGML